From one Phycodurus eques isolate BA_2022a chromosome 19, UOR_Pequ_1.1, whole genome shotgun sequence genomic stretch:
- the vps25 gene encoding vacuolar protein-sorting-associated protein 25, translating to MSFEWPWQYNFPPFFTLQPNVDTRQKQLAAWCSLAIAYCRHQKLYTLDVMEAQESPVFNNHKIERKLSMEAIQVVFEELRKKGNLEWLDKNKSRCLVMWRRPEEWGKLMYNWVAKNGMNNTVFTLYELSNGDDTEGEEFHGLEEWMLLRSLQALQTEGKAEIISMDDGKGVKFF from the exons ATGAGTTTCGAGTGGCCCTGGCAGTAcaattttcctcctttttttac GCTTCAACCCAATGTGGACACGAGACAGAAACAGTTGGCGGCGTGGTGTTCACTAGCGATAGCCTACTGTCGCCATCAAAAGCTGTACACGCTGGACGTGATGGAGGCCCAGGAGAGCCCCGTCTTCAACAACCACAAGATTGAAC GAAAACTGTCAATGGAAGCCATTCAAGTTGTGTTTGAGGAGCTGAGGAAAAAAG GGAACCTGGAGTGGCTGGACAAGAACAAGTCGAGGTGTTTGGTGATGTGGAGGCGGCCCGAGGAGTGGGGCAAGCTCATGTATAACTGG GTGGCTAAAAACGGGATGAACAATACAGTGTTCACACTATACGAGCTGTCCAATGGCGACGACACTGAGGGCGAAG AGTTCCACGGCCTGGAGGAGTGGATGCTGCTGCGCTCGCTGCAGGCGCTGCAGACGGAAGGCAAAGCCGAAATCATCAGCATGGACGACGGCAAAGGCGTCAAATTCTTCTGA